A single genomic interval of Mangifera indica cultivar Alphonso chromosome 5, CATAS_Mindica_2.1, whole genome shotgun sequence harbors:
- the LOC123215606 gene encoding probable pectinesterase/pectinesterase inhibitor 7 yields the protein MASKLFFLVTVHILIGLLFFANQSCAAVVAQLNHPVSRETLCKSARDPSYCKSVLPNQTTDVYTSGRYLFGKALNRSQKFVSLVDKYLQRRPALSKPAIRALEDCRTLAGYNIDFIYSSYQAVNKTSKTLPTMKAHYVHSLLSAILTNLQTCLNGLEETSSPSSVKSGVSAFLSNDTKLYSVSLALFITGWVPKKKEAAWQPTRKQRLFTNGRLPLKMSSQNQALYESVSRSKLLQTTDEVLVSDIVIVSQDGTGNFSTISDAVNAAPNNTDGTNGYFLIYIKAGIYEEYVSIAMNKEYLMMMGAGINQTVITGNRSVVDGWTTYNSATFAVVAPNFIAVNITFRNTGGAVKHQAVAFRSGADLSAFYRCSFQAYQDTLYTHSLRQFYSECDIYGTVDFIFGNAAVVFQNCSIYPQLPMSGQFNTITAQGRTDPNQNTGTSIQNCSIRAAADLASSNQKVNTYLGRPWKEYSRTVYMQSYMGSLINLAGWHEWSGDFALSTLYYAEYDNTGPGSNTSDRVKWPGYHVINATVAANFTVSTFIDGDVWLPQTGVPYTGGLL from the exons ATGGCTTCTAAGCTTTTCTTTCTCGTAACAGTACACATTCTTATTGGTCTTCTTTTCTTTGCCAATCAATCTTGTGCAGCAGTTGTGGCTCAACTGAATCATCCTGTCTCACGAGAAACTCTTTGCAAATCCGCTCGAGACCCTTCCTATTGCAAATCTGTTCTCCCTAACCAAACCACAGATGTCTACACTTCTGGCCGATACCTCTTCGGTAAAGCTTTAAACCGATCTCAAAAGTTCGTGAGCTTAGTTGATAAATATCTTCAACGCCGGCCAGCATTATCAAAACCAGCTATCCGTGCTCTAGAAGATTGCCGAACACTAGCTGGCTATAATATCGACTTTATTTATAGCTCTTATCAAGCTGTCAATAAGACTAGTAAAACCTTACCTACCATGAAAGCCCATTATGTGCATAGCTTACTCAGTGCCATTTTAACAAACTTACAGACTTGTTTGAATGGCCTGGAAGAAACTTCTTCTCCTTCAAGCGTGAAGAGTGGTGTGTCAGCCTTTCTCTCTAATGACACAAAACTTTACAGTGTCTCTCTTGCCCTTTTTATAACAGGGTGGGTTCCTAAAAAGAAAGAAGCCGCATGGCAGCCTACAAGGAAGCAACGTCTTTTTACAAACGGACGTTTACCATTGAAAATGTCTAGTCAAAATCAGGCTCTTTATGAGTCCGTGAGCCGAAGCAAACTTCTCCAAACCACTGATGAAGTGTTGGTGAGCGATATAGTTATAGTGAGTCAGGATGGGACTGGAAATTTCTCCACCATCAGTGATGCTGTTAATGCCGCTCCAAACAATACTGATGGTACCAATGGCTACTTCTTGATATATATCAAAGCGGGTATCTATGAAGAGTACGTTTCCATTGCGATGAACAAGGAATATTTGATGATGATGGGAGCCGGCATCAATCAAACGGTGATCACTGGCAACAGAAGTGTTGTTGACGGGTGGACTACTTACAATTCTGCAACCTTTG CCGTGGTGGCACCCAACTTTATTGCAGTGAACATAACCTTCCGCAACACAGGAGGAGCAGTCAAGCACCAGGCTGTCGCGTTTCGCAGTGGGGCAGATTTGTCTGCATTTTATCGCTGCAGCTTCCAAGCATACCAAGATACCTTATACACACACTCTCTACGGCAATTCTATAGCGAATGTGATATCTATGGAACGGTTGATTTCATTTTTGGAAACGCTGCAGTTGTTTTCCAAAATTGCAGCATATATCCGCAGCTACCGATGAGCGGACAATTTAACACCATCACCGCACAAGGTCGGACCGACCCAAACCAGAATACAGGCACATCGATTCAGAATTGCTCAATTAGAGCAGCAGCTGATTTGGCTTCGAGCAATCAAAAGGTGAATACATATCTGGGGAGACCATGGAAAGAGTACTCGAGGACTGTTTATATGCAATCTTATATGGGTAGTTTGATAAATCTTGCTGGTTGGCATGAATGGAGTGGAGATTTTGCTCTAAGTACGTTATATTATGCGGAGTATGATAACACAGGACCTGGATCAAACACCAGCGATAGGGTCAAGTGGCCTGGTTACCACGTCATTAATGCTACAGTTGCCGCAAACTTCACTGTCTCCACTTTCATTGATGGGGATGTTTGGTTACCACAAACCGGAGTGCCTTACACAGGTGGTCTATTATAA
- the LOC123216141 gene encoding double-stranded RNA-binding protein 1-like — MGLQMPVYETTKEGPSHEPSFRSAVVVNDVRYESLPGLFNRKAVEQLAAEVALIELAKLGQVNPSISQPVVPEFPSKLFFFCEVEVKLR, encoded by the exons ATGGGACTTCAAATGCCTGTTTATGAGACTACTAAGGAAGGCCCATCTCATGAGCCTTCATTCAGATCTGCTGTGGTAGTGAATGATGTCAGATATGAATCTTTGCCTGGTTTGTTTAATCGTAAGGCAGTGGAGCAGTTAGCTGCTGAAGTTGCACTTATAGAATTAGCAAAACTTGGTCAAGTGAATCCTTCCATCTCCCAGCCTGTT GTTCCTGAGTTTCCATCCAAGCTGTTCTTCTTCTGTGAAGTGGAGGTGAAACTCCGATAG
- the LOC123216138 gene encoding probable pectinesterase/pectinesterase inhibitor 7 — translation MAFKLFFLIAVHILVGLPFFAYQSCAAVVAPLNQNASRETLCKSAPDPSYCKSVLPNQTADVYNSGRYLFGKALHQSQKFVSLVDKYLQRHSTLSIPVVRALQDCRALAANNIDFIYSSYQAVNKTSKTLPTMKADDVNSLLSAILTNQQTCLDGLEETYTSSSVKNGMSASLSNDTKLYSVSLALFTEGWVPKQKKAIAWQPTRKQLLFTNGRLPLKMSSQNQALYESVSRRKLLQTTDEVLVSDIVIVSQDGTGNFSTINDAVNAAPNNTDGTDGYFLIYIKAGIYEEYVSIAKNKKYLMMIGDGINQTVITGNRSVVDGWTTFNSATFAVVAPNFVAVNITFRNTAGAVKHQAVAVRSGADLSTFYSCSFEAYQDTLYTHSLRQFYSECDIYGTVDFIFGNAAVVFQNCSIYPRLPMSGQFNAITAQGRTDPNQNTGTSIHNCTIRAADDLASSNQTVNTYLGRPWKEYSRTVYMQSYMDSLINPAGWHEWSGDFALSTLYYAEYNNTGPGSNTTDRVTWPGYHVINATDAANFTVSTFILGDAWLPQTGVPYTGGLL, via the exons ATGGCTTTTAAACTCTTCTTTCTCATAGCGGTGCACATTCTTGTTGGTCTTCCTTTCTTTGCCTATCAATCTTGTGCAGCAGTTGTGGCTCCCTTGAATCAAAACGCCTCACGAGAAACTCTTTGCAAATCCGCACCAGACCCGTCTTATTGCAAATCTGTTCTCCCTAACCAAACCGCAGATGTCTACAATTCTGGCCGATACCTCTTCGGTAAAGCTTTACACCAATCTCAAAAATTCGTGAGCTTAGTTGATAAATATCTTCAACGCCACTCCACATTATCAATACCAGTTGTCCGTGCTCTACAAGATTGCCGAGCACTAGCTGCTAATAATATCGACTTCATTTATAGCTCTTATCAAGCTGTCAATAAGACTAGTAAAACCTTACCTACCATGAAAGCGGATGATGTGAATAGCTTGCTCAGTGCCATTTTGACAAACCAACAGACTTGCTTGGATGGCCTGGAAGAAACTTATACGTCTTCTAGCGTGAAGAATGGTATGTCAGCCTCTCTCTCTAATGACACAAAACTTTACAGTGTCTCTCTTGCCCTTTTCACTGAAGGGTGGGTTCCTAAGCAAAAGAAAGCGATTGCATGGCAGCCCACAAGGAAGCAACTTCTTTTTACAAACGGACGTTTACCATTGAAAATGTCTAGCCAAAATCAGGCTCTTTACGAGTCCGTGAGCAGAAGAAAACTTCTCCAGACCACTGATGAAGTGTTGGTGAGCGATATAGTTATAGTGAGTCAGGATGGGACTGGAAATTTCTCCACCATCAATGATGCCGTTAATGCCGCTCCAAACAATACTGATGGTACCGATGGCTACTTCTTGATATATATCAAAGCGGGTATCTATGAAGAGTACGTTTCCATTGCGAAGAACAAGAAATATTTAATGATGATAGGAGACGGCATCAATCAAACCGTGATCACTGGCAACAGAAGCGTTGTTGACGGGTGGACTACTTTTAATTCTGCAACGTTTG CCGTGGTGGCCCCAAACTTTGTTGCAGTGAACATAACCTTCCGCAACACGGCAGGAGCAGTCAAGCATCAGGCTGTGGCGGTTCGCAGTGGGGCAGATTTGTCTACATTTTATAGCTGCAGCTTCGAAGCATACCAAGATACCTTATACACTCATTCTCTACGGCAATTCTATAGTGAATGTGATATCTATGGAACGGTTGATTTCATTTTTGGAAACGCTGCCGTTGTTTTCCAAAATTGCAGCATATATCCCCGGCTGCCGATGAGTGGACAATTTAATGCCATCACTGCGCAAGGTCGGACCGACCCAAACCAGAATACAGGCACATCAATTCATAATTGCACTATTAGAGCAGCAGATGATTTGGCTTCGAGCAATCAAACGGTGAATACATATCTGGGGAGACCATGGAAAGAGTACTCGAGGACTGTTTACATGCAATCTTATATGGATAGTTTGATAAATCCCGCTGGTTGGCATGAATGGAGTGGAGATTTTGCTCTAAGTACATTATATTATGCCGAGTATAATAACACAGGACCTGGATCGAACACCACCGATAGGGTCACATGGCCTGGCTACCATGTCATTAATGCTACAGATGCCGCAAACTTCACGGTCTCCACTTTCATTCTTGGGGATGCTTGGTTACCGCAAACAGGAGTGCCTTACACAGGTGGTTTATTATAA